From Cotesia glomerata isolate CgM1 linkage group LG2, MPM_Cglom_v2.3, whole genome shotgun sequence, a single genomic window includes:
- the LOC123258729 gene encoding uncharacterized protein LOC123258729 translates to MSRECKYCSNVIVTDYVKCPVCDSAYYPGCVKQTKVSPNGGYQKCCCRKNSFTLSDFRSLIKEKNVALSIAIKKDFSYQLKTVVTSVESLTVTVNKNNALLNDRISAVETVNKTLETNLAILETKVANNAECVSSLINHMGIAGCSSNAAVLEEVEERLTRRGNILIFGVSESKEASKETREAHDRSLVVKICSDLKVDFSLSTHFRIGKYSPALAKPRPIKLSFTNAGMTDLIIQNLVKLKRSKQVPPELQSIAISKDRTLMQRNQQKEAWAELRRRIQEGETDLKMVTRNGLSSIVKAQVRRSRQIESVSQS, encoded by the coding sequence ATGTCGCGTGAATGCAAGTACTGTTCTAATGTTATTGTCACTGACTATGTGAAATGTCCGGTATGTGATTCAGCATATTATCCTGGATGTGTAAAGCAGACCAAAGTGTCACCCAATGGTGGTTATCAAAAGTGTTGCTGCAGAAAGAATTCTTTCACTTTGTCTGATTTCCGTTCGTTAATCAAAGAGAAAAATGTGGCTCTATctattgcaattaaaaaagattttagtTATCAACTAAAAACAGTAGTAACAAGTGTGGAGTCTCTTACTGTAACAGTTAACAAAAACAATGCATTACTTAATGACAGAATATCGGCTGTGGAGACTGTCAACAAAACACTTGAAACTAACCTAGCAATACTTGAGACCAAAGTTGCAAACAACGCAGAGTGTGTGTCATCGCTTATAAATCATATGGGAATAGCAGGCTGTAGCAGTAATGCTGCTGTTTTGGAGGAGGTTGAAGAAAGGCTTACGAGGCGTGGCAACATTTTGATATTTGGGGTATCTGAGTCAAAGGAAGCGAGTAAAGAAACCAGGGAAGCACACGACCGTTCTCTTGTGGTAAAAATATGCTCGGATCTTAAGGTTGATTTTTCACTATCCACACACTTTAGAATCGGTAAATATTCACCTGCACTTGCTAAACCTCGACCAATAAAACTGTCTTTTACTAACGCTGGGATGACTGATTTAATCATCCAGAATCTGGTCAAACTAAAGAGATCCAAGCAGGTACCTCCGGAATTGCAGAGCATAGCAATCTCCAAAGACAGAACCTTGATGCAGCGGAATCAACAGAAGGAAGCGTGGGCAGAACTTCGTCGTCGTATCCAAGAGGGAGAAACGGATCTAAAGATGGTGACCAGGAATGGGTTGAGTTCCATCGTCAAGGCTCAAGTTCGTCGTTCTCGACAGATAGAGAGCGTCAGTCAATCCTAA